ACCTTCGCTTCGACGGCGATGCTGTGGGAATCGCGGCTCCAATCCGGTTGCTCGGGCGTCACGCCGTGCCACGTTATCTTCGCATTCCGGAGCAGCTGCCGCAAAGGCACACGCTCATACATCCTGTCCCGCAGGCTTCGGCGTGTGTTGAGCACGGTCACGAACCGGTGCACGTCCGCGTGTGTCTCGACCAGCGTCCAATCAAACCAACTGGTCTCGTTGTCCTGGCAGTAGGCGTTGTTGTTGCCGGACTGGGTGCGCCGCGCCTCATCGCCCATCGTGATCATCGGGACGCCGAGCGATAGCATCGTCACGGTCAGGAAATTCTTCACTTGGCGGTTTCTCAGCCGCTCGATTGCCGGGTCGTTGGTCGGGCCTTCGACGCCGCAGTTCCAACTGCGGTTGTCGTCCGCGCCATCGCGGTTGCCTTCGCCGTTCGCCTGGTTGTGCTTGCGATCGTAGGACACCACGTCGTTGAGCGTAAAGCCGTCATGGCAGCTCACGAAGTTGACGCTTTGTTCAGCCTCCCGCTCCTCATGCCCATAGATCTCCGGGCTGCCCAGGATGCGGTCCGCGATCTGGGTTGCCGATCCCGGTTCACCGCGGAAAAACGCACGCACATCGTCGCGGAACCGTCCGTTCCATTCCTTCCAGCTGTCGCCGACGAAACTGCCGACCTGATAAAGGCCCGCCGCATCCCAAGCCTCGGCGATCAGCTTCGTACCGGCAAGCGCCGGTTCCGTTTCGATGTCCCACAGGATCGGCGCGTTCGGGATCGGATGTCCCGATGTGTCACGGGACAGTACCGAGGCCAGATCGAAGCGGAAGCCGTCCACATGCATCGTCTCGACCCAGTATCGAAGGCTGTCCACGATCATGCGCCGGACGACAGGGTGATTGGCGTTCAAGGTGTTCCCGGTGCCCGTGTAGTTGGCGTAGCGGGATCGGTCGTCCTCGAGAAGATAGTAGGTGGGATTGTCCACCCCCCGGAAACACAGGGTCGGCCCGTTGTGGTCGCCTTCCGCCGTGTGGTTGAAAACGACGTCGAGGATGACCTCGATGCCGCCGCGATGCAGCGCCTTGACCATGTCGCGGAACTCGTCCAGCGGACCGAGCGGATCGGAACGCGAACTGTACGCCGCATGCGGCGCAAAGAACGAGACCGGCGCATATCCCCAGTAATTGACCTTTCCCGGCGGGCAATCCTGCGCATCGAACTGGAACACCGGCAGCAGTTCCACAGCGGTGATGCCCAATTCCTGCAGGTATGGAATCTTCTCGATCAGACCGGCAAACGTGCCACGGGTCTTCTCGCCGACGCCGGAACTGGGATGGCGTGTGAATCCGCGCACATGCATCTCATACACGATGGTCTGCGCGGACGACCGGCGCAACGGTGCGTCGCCTTCCCAATCGTAGGACGCCGGATCCACGACCACGCTTTTCATGGCGGCGCCGCAATCGTCACCGGGTTTGCGGATGTCGTCGCGGCTGTAGCGGTCCGGAACGACCACCGCGCGGCCATAGGGATCAAGGAGAAGCTTGTCCCGATCGAAGCGCAGGCCGTTGGCGGGGTCCCATGGCCCCTCGGCGCGATAACCATAGATTTGGCCGGCCGTCACGCCGGGGAGAAACGCGTGCCAGTAATGATAGGTGCGATGGGTGGAGGGATCGAGGCGGATCACGCGCGCAGGCCCCGCATCCTCGGCGCGGTCGAACAGCAGCAACTCGATTCCGGTCGCGTGCTTCGAAAACACGCTGAAGTTCGTCCCCTGGCCAGTGGGGATCGCTCCCAGCGGCGCCGCGGCTCCCCGAGCGGGAGGACTGGGCGTGCCGGCCCGCCCCGCATCCTCGTCCACCTGGACCGCCGATCCGGCCCTCACGGCACCGCGCACGGCTTCGCATCCCATATCTCGGCGGCGTATTCGGCGATGGTGCGATCGCTGGAAAACCGGCCAGAGTTGGCGATGTTCATGATGACCTTGCGCGTCCAGTCCTGCGGAGCCGCGTAGGACGCCAGCAATCGCCGGTCCGCCTCCAGATAGGCCGTGAGATCGGCGAGATGCATGAAGCGGTCCCCGCCCGTCAGCAGCGCGTCGCGCAGCGGCTCGAAGACGCCCGGTTCGTTGCGGTTGAAATGGTCGGAAAAGATCAGATCCAGCGCGGCGCGGGTTTCCGGTTCGTTGTGATGATGCCAGAAAGGGCTGTACCAGCCGGCGCTGCCGCTCACCTGGTCCGCCGTCAACCCGAACAGGAAGAAGTTTTCCTCGCCTGCGGCCTGCGCCATCTCGATCGTCGCGCCATCGCGCGTGCCGATCGTCAATGCGCCGTTCATCATGAACTTCATGTTGCTGGTACCGCTCGCCTCATAGCCCGCCGTCGAGATCTGGTTGGACACGTCGGAGGCGGGAATCAGCTTCTCGGCCAGGGACACGCCGTACTCGGGCAGGAACACCACCCTGAGGCGGCCGCGCACCACCGGGTCGTCGTCGATGGCGGCGGCGAGGTTGTTGAGGAATTTGATGATCACCTTGGCAAGACGGTAGGCGGGCGCCGCCTTTCCCGCGAAGAAGAAGGTCCGCGGCGCCATGTCGAGGCCGGGGTTCTGCCGCATCCGGTTGTAGAGCACGACGATCCGCAACGCGTTCAGAAGCTGCCGCTTGTATTCGTGGATGCGTTTGATCTGGCTGTCGAAGATCGTGTCGGGATCGACGGCGATGCCGTTGGTCGATGCAAGCCACGCCACGAAGCGGTGCTTCATGGCGCGCTTGGCCTCCCGCACGGCGTCCTGGAAAGCCCCGTCGTCGGCAAGCGGCGTCAGCTTGGCCAGTTGGGACAGGTCGGTGATCCAGCCGTCCCCAATGGCGTCGGTGATGCAGCGGGAGAGGGCGGGGTTGGCGAGCCGAAGCCAACGCCGGGGCGTCACCCCGTTGGTCTTGTTGCTGAAGCGCTCGGGATACAGTTCGGCCAGATCCTTGACCGTCACGGTGCGCAGCAGATCGGAATGGATCGCCGCGACCCCGTTGGTGCTGTGCGATCCGACGATGGCGAGGTTGGCCATCCGGATCTTCCGCGGACCGCCCTCCTCGACCAAGCTCACGCGCTCGATACGGCCCTCATCGCCGGGAAAGCGGGCCCGCACTTCGTCGAGAAGCCGACGGTTGATCTCCAGGATGATCTCCAGGTGGCGCGGCAGCAGAAGCTCGAACCAAGGCAGCGGCCATTTTTCGAGCGCCTCGGGCAGCAGGGTGTGATTCGTGTAGGCGAGTGTCCGCCGCGTGAGATCCCACGCCTCCTCCCAGCCGAGCCCCGCGTCGTCAAGCAGGATCCGCATCAGTTCGGACACCGTCAGGCTCGGGTGGGTGTCGTTGAGCTGGACGGCGACCTTGTCGGGAAGCGCCCGCCAGTCGGCCGGGCTACCGACCGGATTGGTCCGGCGGAAGCGCCGCACGAGATCCGCCAGGGAACAGGCGACCAGAAAATACTCCTGCACGAAGCGCAGGCCCTGCCCCATGCTCGTCGAATCGTCGGGGTACAGGACCCGTGTGAGGGACTCCGCCGAGAGCCGTTCGGCGAGCGCGCTGACGAAGTCGCCGGCGCTGAACGCCTGGAAGTCCAGCGCGTGCGGTGCCGCCGCCGCCCAGAGCCGCAACGTGTTGATCGTTCGGCCGCCGTATCCGATGACGGGGCGGTCATACGGAATGCCGAGCAGGCTGGACGGCCGGCCGGGTACGGCGGCGAACGTCCCGTTGCGCACCTCGAACGAGCAGCCGAGCCTGATCTCCACGGACTCCTGCGGCCGGGCGACCTCCCAGGGATCGGGCCGCCGCAGCCAGTTGTCGGGCTGTTCCTGCTGCCAGCCATCCCGCAGGCTCTGCCGGAAAATGCCGTATTCGTAGCGGAGCCCATATCCCATGGCCGGGATCTGCATCGTGGCCATGGAGTCGATGAAGCAGGCCGCCAGCCGGCCGAGCCCCCCGTTCCCCAGCCCGGCGTCGGGCTCCTCGTCGAGCAGGGCAAGCCAGTCGATTCCCTTCTCGTCGGCGACCCGCGCCACGACCGGATCGAGAAGAAGGTTCATGACGTTGTTGGCCAGGGAGCACCCGATGAGGAACTCCAGGGAAAGGTAATAGACGCGTTTCGGATTCTCGCGTTCGTAGGTCTTCTCGGTGCGAAGCCACCGCTGTGACAGCACGTCGCGCACGGAGCGGGCGACCGCCTCGTAGCGTTCGCGTGGACCGACCGAGGTGGGATCGACCACATGGTCGAACATCAGGTGCCGCTCGTAGAGCGCGTCGCGCGTTCCGGTGAAGTGGATCGGGCCGCATCCATATTGCTGGAGCAGGTCCGTCGATCCGGAGACGTTCGACGCCGTTGCGTCGGCCATGGTCATGTCGCTGCTCATGGCGTTTCCTCCTCGCCCGGTCGGAGCCGCCGCGCCGTCCGACGGATGGCCCGACCATCGTCTTATGGTTCAAACATTGTCGGCCTCGGTCGAGGCGGCTTTTCCGGCCGCTCCTGTCCGGCTTGCTCGCGTCTGGCCCGCTCCCGTCTGGTCCCATATCCATCCCGCGATCTCGGGCATGTCGTCGCCATACCGCCGGATGTGTTCCTTGTGCGCGATGAGCTTGTCGCGCATGGCCTGCTTGACGTAGGCGGCGCTCGCGCCGAGCGCCGGAACCCGGTCGATCACATCGCCCACGAGGTGGAACCGGTCGAGATCGTTCAGCACGCACATGTCGAAGGGCGTGCTGGTGGTGCCTTCCTCCTTGTAGCCGCGCACATGCAGGTTCCCATGGCCGCCCCGCCGGTACGTCAGCCGGTGAATGAGCCAGGGATAGCCGTGGAAGGCGAAGATGATCGGTTTGTCGGTGGTGAACAGCGCGTCGAAGTCGCGATCCGGCAGCCCGTGCGGATGCTCCCCCGGGGGCTGCAAGGTCATGAGATCGACGACGTTGATGACGCGGACCTTCAGGTCCGGGGCGTAGTGGCGCAGGAGATCGACCGCCGCCAGGGTCTCCAGCGTCGGCACGTCGCCGCAGCAGGCCATCACCACATCGGGTTCGCCGCCGCGGTCGTTGCTGGCCCATTCCCAGATCCCCAGGCCGGCCGTGCAATGCCTGATGGCGTCATCCATCGTCAACCACTGCGGGGCCGGTTGCTTCCCGGCGACGACGACGTTGACGCAGTTCCGGCTGCGCAGGCAATGGTCCGTGACCGACAGCAGGCAATTGGCATCGGGTGGCAGATAGACCCGGACGACGTCGGCCTTCTTGTTCACCACATGATCGATGAAGCCGGGGTCCTGGTGGCTGAAGCCGTTGTGGTCCTGGCGCCAGACATGGCTGGACAGCAGGTAGTTCAGCGAGGCGACGGGGCGCCGCCAGGGAATGGTCCGGCAGACCTTCAACCACTTAGCGTGCTGGTTGAACATCGAATCGACGATGTGGATGAACGCTTCGTAGCAGGAAAAGAAGCCGTGCCGACCCGTCAGCAGATAGCCTTCAAGCCACCCCTGGCATTGGTGTTCGCTGAGCATCTCCATGACCCGGCCGTCCGGGGCGAGATGGTCGTCCCACGGGACGGTGTCGGCAACCCATGTCCGGTCCGTGACCTGGAGCACGTCCTGCCAGCGGTTGGAGTTGTTCTCATCGGGACTGAAGAGCCGGAAGTTCCGCGCGTCGAGGTTCAGCTTCATCACATCGCGCAGAAACTGCCCCATCACGCGGGTGGCTTCTGCGACGGCCACGCCGGGAGCCTCCACCGGGACGGCGTAGTCGCGGAAATCCGGAAGGCGCAGATCGCGCAGGAGCGTGCCGCCGTTGGCGTGCGGGTTGGCGCTCATACGGCGAGTGCCGCGGGGGGCCAAGTCGGCGAGGTCGGGGCGGAGGCGGCCTCCCTCGTCGAAAAGCTCCTCGGGACGGTAGCTTCTCATCCACTCTTCGAGAACACGCACATGGTCCGGGTTCTCGTGCATTTCCCCCATCGGGACCTGATGCGAACGCCAGAAATCCTCGGCCCGCTTGCCGTCGATCTCCTTCGGGCATGTCCAGCCCTTCGGTGTGCGGAGCACGATCAGGGGCCAGCGGGGACGCTGCGCGACCCCGTTTCGGCGCGCGTCGTCCTTGATCCGCCGAATGTCGGCGATGGCCGTGTCCAGAGTGGAGGCCATGCGTTCATGCATGTCGTCCGGTTCGTGGCCTTCCACGAAATAGGGGATGTATCCATACCCTCGGAAAAGTTGCTCCAGCTCCTCGTGGCTGATCCGGGAGAGAATGGTGGGGTTGGCGATCTTGTAGCCGTTGAGATGCAGGATCGGCAGAACGGCGCCATCGCTGAGCGGGTTGAGGAACTTGTTGGAATGCCAGCTCGTTGCCAGGGGTCCGGTTTCCGCCTCCCCGTCGCCAACGATGCAGGCGACGATCAGGTCGGGGTTGTCGAAGGCGGCTCCGTACGCGTGGGACAGGGCGTATCCGAGTTCGCCGCCTTCATGAATCGAACCGGGCGTCTCCGGCGCCACGTGGCTGGGAATCCCGCCGGGAAACGAGAATTGGGTGAAGAGGCGCTTGATGCCCTCCTGGTCCGGCGAAATGTTCGGGTAGACTTCGCTGTATGTTCCCTCAAGGTAGGCATTCGCGACCATGGCCGGTCCGCCATGCCCGGGACCGGCAATATAGATCATGTTCAGATCCAATTGCCGGATCATCCGGTTCAGATGGACATAGATGAAATTCAAGCCGGGCGTGGTTCCCCAATGCCCCAGCAACCTCGGCTTTATATGTTCGAGGGTAAGGGGAACTTTGAGCAATGGATTGTCATAAAGATAAATTTGCCCGACGGACAAATAGTTTGCTGCCCGCCAGTAGGCGTCAATGAGAGCCTTTTCCTTGACTGAAAGCGCTTCGGCCATGCCCGCCTCCCGCAGCTCTGGTGATGTGACGCGGTCCTCTGCGATGCCACGCCCGACCTCGCGGCGTTGGATCGGGTCGGTGTGCGGCCTCCATCATTCCACCAAGCGTGGCAGCGGTCAGAGTGCCAGTGCCCGCCCATTCCGTCTCGGTCTCATCGGTGTATGACCTGGGTCCGGCATCCGCTTCGCCGGATGCGAAAAAGCGCGTTTGTTCGGCAACGCCCCTTCAGCCGATGGAAACGATGAACTCGAAGGGCGATCCCCAGCCGCCCGCAACGATGCGGTTCTCACCGTGGTTCAGAAGGGCGGTGTCCCTCATGAAATCATGCCCGATCGGCTGCCCATTGACGACCGTCCCAAGCGTGCTGCCAAGATCGGACACGAGCAGCCGGCCCTGGCTGTGGCTGATCATGAAGTGATCGCGCGACAGGCGAAACGGCGGCTGATCGTCGATGGACAGATCGGGTGATCGTGGGGGCGGTGCCTCGCCGTTGATCGGGAGACGACCGACCACGAAGGGCAGTTGTCCAACCTGAATTGGGCTTGGACCGATCCGGCTGCGCAGGGAGTCCGTCCCAGCGGTCAATAGAATGCGTTCGTTGTTGTTGGGAAGTGCCGCCGACGACGGCGCGCCGTTCTCCGCCAGTTCCGCCTCGCGCGTCGAGAGCAGCAGGTCGCCGGCAATCTTGTCCTCGATCGTCCGCAGGCGGATGCTGAGACGCTGGATCAACCCGCGCGCCAGGGATGCGTCCCGGCTCACCCGGTCCAGGAAATCCTGCGGGGTGAGGACTTCCGCGGCGCCATCGCTGACGGCCCGGGCGGTGGCACTCCGGCTGCGGCTTTCAATGACGCCCATCTCGCCCAGCCACTCGCCGCCCCGCACATGCCCGATCAGGATGGCGTTGTCTCCATTCTCGCGCAGGACCTCAATTTCACCGTGCCTGACCCAAAAAACGCAGTCGCTCGCCTCTCCCCGCCGGAACAGCAATTCGCCGGCCTTGAATTGGATGGATTTGGCCATATCCGGATGTTCTCCGCTGTTTTACCGTGCGTCGTAATGGCACGACAGACCGGGATTCTGTATGATGAAAGCAGAAGTGAAACCTACCGAGAAAATGGACGCACACGACGGAGCCCCGCTTCTCCTTTCTTGTGGTGCATCGTTCCATCGTACGGCAAGTTGGTTGTGAGTGTGCGGCCGTCGATCTTTCCATCGCGTATCCGGCTGAATACGCGATTGATGCTTTCCATCAGCTCAACATAGTCATGATCCCGCACTCCGCCGTTTCCGGCGAACGGCTGGGTGTTGTCAGGTTGGTGGTGAACGGTCCGGCATGGCAGGTTGTTGGGCATGTCCACCACCCCATACCGCGGTGTCCGTTTTCCCGCTGGAATCATCCACGAGGCGGTCTGGGTGTCCCATTGCTCCAACCTGAGCCTACCGAGGTCGCACTGATCCGGGCGACGCCCGGCATCGTGGTCGGCGACGAGGCCATCGCGGAATGGTGGCTGCACTTTGGCCATCCGACCGCCAGCGCGCTCGCGATGCGGTGGTGCGCTACAACGCCGAAGGCGTGACGCGCAAGGCCCTGGGTTGGCGGCTGTCAAACACCATGGATGTCGAGTTCTGCATCGAGGCCGTGGAGGAGGCGATGGCGCGGCACGGCCGACCGGACATCTTCAACACCGATCAGGGCAGCCAGTTCACCAGCCCACGCTTCACCGGCCTGTTGATCGCGGACGGCATCCGGGTGTCCATGGACGGCCGTGGCCGGTGGATGGACAACGTGTTTATCGAGCGGCTGTGGCGATCGATGAAATGCGAGTGCGTCTACCTCCATGCCTTCGGGACAGGCAGCGAGGCCCGAGCCCGGATCGGCCGCTGGATCGGCCACTGCAACACCAACGGACCGCACTCCGCGCTCCGTGGCAGAACCCCGGCGGAGGCCTACGAGGGCACACCAAACCGGATCAGATTAGCGGCATAACACGAACCTGAACCAAGCTTATCCGACTGTCCGGAAAACGGGGACCATCTCATCCCGCCGCGATGGATGTCGGCTCCGACGCACGGCTCTCACCGTATCCGGATCGACCGCAAGTTGCGGTTTTCGCCAATTCCGGCGCGCTTGCCCGCCATTCGGGGCGGCGGCCCCGCCGCTCGGGTATCGCCGTCGCGATGACGGCGACAGATTTCCCATTGTCGCCGTATGCGGGTTCGTATATTGTAATGTATACGGAGTGCGGCGATCGGAGGATGGACCGCCCCGCCCACTCCGCACCACCCAAATTGAGGTCGAGATGCACTACTTCGGATACTGCACGTGGCTGAATCCGCCGGAACTTCACCGGTACTTTCCGGAAGCCAAGGTGATCACCAAGGGCTACGTCGCAAACCACAAGCTGGAGTTCCACGCCGCCGGCACGCGCACCGACCGCGGCTGGTGCCACCTGTCCAACACGGGCCGAGCCTGGGGCAACAACGTGCTGGGCATCGTCGTCGAGCATCCCGATCATCACTTCGAAGAGGACTATGACGACTTCGAGCGCTGCTTCGTCTCGGTGCGCGGCGACGACGGCAAGGTCTACGACTGCTGGACCTACCGCCTGATCACTCCGGGCACGGCGATGCGTCCGCCGAACTTCTACTGGGACCACATTCCCGCCGGCATGAAGCATTGGGGCTTCCCGGACGATTACGTCCACTCCGTTCTGGCGATGTATGAGCAAGCTGCCCCCTGCCCGCGCGCCGACCGTCCGAACCCGTCGGCCGTTCCCGGGCGCTCCGCCGAGACGCGGTGAGGTGCCGCGCCCGCTCCGCTCCTGACACCCGGGGCGGGCGCCGCCGAACCACCCTCGGGGACGGGGCCGCAACCCCGCGCCGTGTGCAGCACCTCACGTTCTCATCACTTTCGGAACCAGGAGACCTCTGCAATGCGCCTTTCCTGTGAAGCCAAGCCCGCCGTTCTCGCGGCCTTGGCCGCCTGCGTGTTCTTGACGTCGCTGCACACGGCCGCCCACGCCCAAAGCGGTGCGGCTCCCACCAACCCCCAAGCCGCCAGCCTGGTGCCGAAGCCGATCCGCGATGCCGGCACCCTGCGCGTCGGCTCCCAGCAGACCTTCCCTCCGGTGGAGTTCCGCCAGGACGGCAAGACCGAACCGGTGGGCGTTTCCGTCGATCTGCTCAACGAGATCGGCAAACGCCTGGGACTCTCCATCACCTTCGTGCACGGCGAGTACGCGGCGCTGATCCCCGGCCTGGAGGCTGGCCGCTTCGACGTCGCGTCCGGCGGCATCAGCGACACGGAGGAGCGCGAGCAGAAGGTTGATTTCGTCAATTACATGATGTCCGGCGGCAGCATCCTGGTGCGGGCGGCGGACGCCGAGAAATACTCGACCATCGCCGATTTCTGCGGGAAGTCGGTCGCCACTCTGCTGGGCAGCCGCGTCATCATGGCCGCGGTGGAAAAAGCGTCGGAAACCTGCGTGTCCGGCGGCAAGCAGCCGATCACCGCCAACCAGCTTCCCGCCGCCCCGGACGCCCGAATGCAGCTCGATCTCGGGCGCGTGGACGGCTATCTGGGCGACTTTCCGGCGCTGGTCTACATGAAGAGCCAGATGCCCGGCAAATACGCCATCGCCGGCGGCAACCACATCCTGACTCCCTACGTCACGTCCTGGGGCTTCCCGAAGAACTCCACGCTGAAGGATGCGGTCCAGAAGGCGACGCAGAGCATGCTGGCCGACGGCACCTACAAGGCCATCCTCTCCAAATGGGAGATCGAGGGCGGCGCGCTGCCGGAGATCACCATCAACCTGCCCGCCAGCAAGAGGAAGTGACAGTGGCTGCGAGCTGCGCCATGGCCGAACCACGGGCTGTCCGCGTCAAGCACCGGTGGCGTTGGGGAGCCTGGCTCCTCAGCGCGATCGTTCTCCTGGCGGTGTTCATGCTGATCAGCGCGGGTGTCCGCGCGAAGATCATGAATGTGGAGGTGTTCCTCTCCTACCTGACCAGCGAGCAGGTGCTGATCGGCGCGCGCAACGCCCTGATCCTCGGCACGCTGGCGCTGGTGGTGGCCAGCGTCATCGGTCTGGCCGTCGCCCTGATGCGGGTCAGCGGCAACCCGATCCTCGCCGCCCTGTCGGCGACCTACGTGTATTTCTTCCGCGGCACGCCGATGCTGATCCAGCTCCTGTTCTGGTTCAACGCGCTGCCGACCATGTTCCAGCGCGTTTATCTGGCGGTCCCCTTCACCGACATCGTGCTGGTGGACGCGCCGACCACGGCGGTGGTGACGCCCTTCGTGGCGGCGCTCGCCGGCCTCGCCCTCGCCGAAGGCGCCTACATGGCGGAGATCATCCGCGCCGGCATTCTGGCGGTGGACAAAGGTCAACGCGCCGCGGCCCGCGCCATCGGCATGACCGAGTATCAGGTGCTGCGCCACATCGTCATTCCGCAGGCCGGGCGCATCATCATCCCGGCGGGCGGCAACCAGTACATCATGCTGCTGAAGTCCACCTCGCTGGCTTCGGCGATCGGTTTCCTGGAACTGCTGCGCATCACCACGGACATCTATTCGTCCAACTTCATGGTGGTGGAGCTGCTGGCCGTGGCGGCCTTCTGGTATCTGGTGATGACCGCCTTCGCCACCGCCGTTCAGACCGCGCTCGAAAAGACCTTCCCCCAGCGGTAAGCCCCCCAGAGGTCCCTATGGACACACCCGTCAAGGCCGCGGCCGTGGTTCTCGAGTCCGTTTCGAAATCCTACGGTTCGGTCGAGATCCTGAAGAACGTTTCGGTTTCCATCGCGCAGGGAGAGGTGGTCACCCTTCTCGGCCCGTCCGGAGCCGGCAAATCCACCCTGCTGCGCTGCATCAACCATCTGGAGACGATCAGCGCGGGCCGCATCTACGTGCACGGCCAGCTCATCGGCTACCGCGAGGTCGGCGACACCCTGCACGAGATGTCCGACAAGGAGATCAGCGCCCAGCGCCGCTCCATCGGCATGGTGTTCCAGAGCTTCAACCTGTTCCGCCACATGACCGTGCTCGACAACGTGATGAGCGGCCCGGTCCATGTGCTGCGCATGCCAAAACCCCAGGCCGAGGCGCTGGCGCGCGAGCTTCTGGCGAAGGTCGGCCTGCCCGACAAGGCGAACCGCTATCCGTCCGAACTGTCGGGCGGGCAGCAGCAACGCGTCGCCATCGCCCGCGCCCTGGCCCTGTCGCCCAGCGTCATGCTGCTGGACGAGCCGACCAGCGCACTCGACCCGGAATTGTCGCAGGAGGTGATCCTGACCATCCGGAATCTGGCGGAGCAGGGCTACACCATGCTGATCGCGACGCACGAAATGGCCATCGCCAGGGAATTCGCCGACCGCGTCATCTTCATGGTGCAGGGGGAGGTGGTGGAGGACGTGCCCGCCCGCAGCTTCTTCAGCGCCCCCCGGCACGAGCGCAGCCGGCAGTTCGTCGCCCGCCACGCGGGCTGAAGGGAGGAACGACCATGCCCGACGGCATCGAACGCCTGCCCAACGACCGTCCCCGCAAACGGGTCGGCAGCGACCTGCTGGCGGCCAACGTGCATGGTTGGCTGCGGTCGAAGATCCTGACCTTCGAGATCAAGCCCGGCACCCGTCTGGTGGAGGACGAGATTTCGGCCTCCATGAACGTCGGCCGCACCCCGGTGCGCGAGGCCCTGCTGCGCCTTCAGGGCGAGGGGCTGGTCAGCCGCGAGAAGGGCTGGGTGGTGGAAAGCACCGACGCGGCATCCATCGACCATGTCTTCGCAAGCCGCGTCGCCATCGAGGGCTACGCGACCCACGTCGCCGCGCTGCGCGCCACCCCTGCGGACATCCGGGACCTGCGGGCGCTGGCCGGGGAGATGGACGGGTTCGAGGCGATGGGCCGCGCCCAGCTCAACCTGCTCAACCGGCGGTTCCACGAGCGGATCGTCGGGCTGTCCGGCAACCCCTTCTTCGTGGAGATGCACGAGCGCACGCAGTTCCATTACTGGAACATGCGCCTGCCCGTCCTTTTCACCCGCGAACAGGCGGTTGTGGCGAACGAGCAGCACAAGCGGATCATCGACGCGCTGGAGGCCCGCGACCCGGACGCCGCGGAACGGCACGCGCGCGAGCATGTCGAGACGACCCACCGGATCGTCCGGGACGCGCTGGACGGATGACCATCACCCTGGAAGCGGGCGGCACCCACCTCTATGTCGGGGCGCGCGGCACGGTCCGCGACGGGCGGCTGTCGGCGGCCCCGTCGGTCAAGCCGCCTCCCTGCATGGTGGTGTTCAGCGACGGCGTCTTCACCGCCGGCACCCTGACGCCCCGCGGCGGCACGGAGTGGCAACTCGCCGTCGACGGCTACACCACCGCCCGCGGCACCGCCATCCCGGCGAAGCGCTGGCTGGTGGAGATGACCTGCATCGGCGGGACGCTCTCCTTCCAGGCGAAGGCGAAGCTGACCTAGGCGCCGACGAGCCCCCACCCCGGCCTCCCCCGCTTCGCAGGGGAGGGCCGGGGTGGGGGCTAGGTCAATGCCCTTCAAATCACCGCAACCGAGTGCCGGAACGTGCACCAGAAACATCCTCCGCCCCTTGCCCGGGGCATCGCGCTGATCGTCGTTTCGATGCTGCTGTTCACGTTGTCCGACGTCTTCGCGAAGCAGCTTGCGCAGTCGGTGCACCCCGTCGAGATCGCGTGGCTGCGCTGTCTGGGCGCCGTGCTGCTGCTGGCGCCGGTGGTGGCTGCGCGACCCGCCG
This genomic window from Azospirillum brasilense contains:
- a CDS encoding gamma-glutamylcyclotransferase family protein; translation: MHYFGYCTWLNPPELHRYFPEAKVITKGYVANHKLEFHAAGTRTDRGWCHLSNTGRAWGNNVLGIVVEHPDHHFEEDYDDFERCFVSVRGDDGKVYDCWTYRLITPGTAMRPPNFYWDHIPAGMKHWGFPDDYVHSVLAMYEQAAPCPRADRPNPSAVPGRSAETR
- a CDS encoding amino acid ABC transporter ATP-binding protein; protein product: MDTPVKAAAVVLESVSKSYGSVEILKNVSVSIAQGEVVTLLGPSGAGKSTLLRCINHLETISAGRIYVHGQLIGYREVGDTLHEMSDKEISAQRRSIGMVFQSFNLFRHMTVLDNVMSGPVHVLRMPKPQAEALARELLAKVGLPDKANRYPSELSGGQQQRVAIARALALSPSVMLLDEPTSALDPELSQEVILTIRNLAEQGYTMLIATHEMAIAREFADRVIFMVQGEVVEDVPARSFFSAPRHERSRQFVARHAG
- a CDS encoding ABC transporter substrate-binding protein, whose translation is MRLSCEAKPAVLAALAACVFLTSLHTAAHAQSGAAPTNPQAASLVPKPIRDAGTLRVGSQQTFPPVEFRQDGKTEPVGVSVDLLNEIGKRLGLSITFVHGEYAALIPGLEAGRFDVASGGISDTEEREQKVDFVNYMMSGGSILVRAADAEKYSTIADFCGKSVATLLGSRVIMAAVEKASETCVSGGKQPITANQLPAAPDARMQLDLGRVDGYLGDFPALVYMKSQMPGKYAIAGGNHILTPYVTSWGFPKNSTLKDAVQKATQSMLADGTYKAILSKWEIEGGALPEITINLPASKRK
- a CDS encoding phosphoketolase family protein, producing the protein MAEALSVKEKALIDAYWRAANYLSVGQIYLYDNPLLKVPLTLEHIKPRLLGHWGTTPGLNFIYVHLNRMIRQLDLNMIYIAGPGHGGPAMVANAYLEGTYSEVYPNISPDQEGIKRLFTQFSFPGGIPSHVAPETPGSIHEGGELGYALSHAYGAAFDNPDLIVACIVGDGEAETGPLATSWHSNKFLNPLSDGAVLPILHLNGYKIANPTILSRISHEELEQLFRGYGYIPYFVEGHEPDDMHERMASTLDTAIADIRRIKDDARRNGVAQRPRWPLIVLRTPKGWTCPKEIDGKRAEDFWRSHQVPMGEMHENPDHVRVLEEWMRSYRPEELFDEGGRLRPDLADLAPRGTRRMSANPHANGGTLLRDLRLPDFRDYAVPVEAPGVAVAEATRVMGQFLRDVMKLNLDARNFRLFSPDENNSNRWQDVLQVTDRTWVADTVPWDDHLAPDGRVMEMLSEHQCQGWLEGYLLTGRHGFFSCYEAFIHIVDSMFNQHAKWLKVCRTIPWRRPVASLNYLLSSHVWRQDHNGFSHQDPGFIDHVVNKKADVVRVYLPPDANCLLSVTDHCLRSRNCVNVVVAGKQPAPQWLTMDDAIRHCTAGLGIWEWASNDRGGEPDVVMACCGDVPTLETLAAVDLLRHYAPDLKVRVINVVDLMTLQPPGEHPHGLPDRDFDALFTTDKPIIFAFHGYPWLIHRLTYRRGGHGNLHVRGYKEEGTTSTPFDMCVLNDLDRFHLVGDVIDRVPALGASAAYVKQAMRDKLIAHKEHIRRYGDDMPEIAGWIWDQTGAGQTRASRTGAAGKAASTEADNV
- a CDS encoding amino acid ABC transporter permease; its protein translation is MAEPRAVRVKHRWRWGAWLLSAIVLLAVFMLISAGVRAKIMNVEVFLSYLTSEQVLIGARNALILGTLALVVASVIGLAVALMRVSGNPILAALSATYVYFFRGTPMLIQLLFWFNALPTMFQRVYLAVPFTDIVLVDAPTTAVVTPFVAALAGLALAEGAYMAEIIRAGILAVDKGQRAAARAIGMTEYQVLRHIVIPQAGRIIIPAGGNQYIMLLKSTSLASAIGFLELLRITTDIYSSNFMVVELLAVAAFWYLVMTAFATAVQTALEKTFPQR
- a CDS encoding cyclic nucleotide-binding domain-containing protein, with amino-acid sequence MAKSIQFKAGELLFRRGEASDCVFWVRHGEIEVLRENGDNAILIGHVRGGEWLGEMGVIESRSRSATARAVSDGAAEVLTPQDFLDRVSRDASLARGLIQRLSIRLRTIEDKIAGDLLLSTREAELAENGAPSSAALPNNNERILLTAGTDSLRSRIGPSPIQVGQLPFVVGRLPINGEAPPPRSPDLSIDDQPPFRLSRDHFMISHSQGRLLVSDLGSTLGTVVNGQPIGHDFMRDTALLNHGENRIVAGGWGSPFEFIVSIG